The genomic stretch CCGCAAGCGCTGCGTGCTCATCGTCCACGGCCGGGGGCTCAACTCCCATGATCAAATCCCCGTGCTCAAGGAGTGGCTGCGCGACTGGCTCGGCCAGAAGCGCATCGGCAAGACGGTGCTGGCGTTCGCCACCGCACGGCCCCAGGACGGTGGGGCCGGCGCGGTCTACGTGCTGCTGCGCCGGTAGCTGGACGCCTGGGCGGCTCCGTGCATACATGCCGCCATGGCACGCGATCTAATCGATCTCCACATCCACCTGGGCAGCTCCGTGGCTCCCCATGTCCTCTGGTCCCTCGCGCACCAGCAGGGCTTCAAGCTCCCGGTGAAGGACTACTTCGAGTTCGTCGAGCTCATCACCTCCCGTCCCGGCAAGGTGGGCAGCCTCGAGGACTACCTGAAGATCCTCCACACCTGGACGGAGAAGCTCCAGAGCTCTCCCCTGGCCGTCGAGCGCTGCGTGTACGAGATCATCGGCAAGGAGTACCGCGGCAGCCGCGTCACCCAGATCGAGCTGCGCTTCAACCCCATGAAGCGCAACCTCAACTCCGAGCTCGACCTGGATCACATCATCCACGCGGCCCTGCGTGGCATGGACCGGGCCATGCTCGAGTACGGCGTGAAGGCGGGCCTCATCTTCTGCCTGGCGCGCGAGTTCGATCACCGGCTCAACAGCATCCTCGTGGACAAGGCGATCAAGTACCGCAACCGCGGCGTGTACGGCATCGACCTGGCCGGCACGGAGACGAACGCGCTGGAGTTGGAGCCCGACGTGGTGACGAAGTACGAGGAGCTGTTCGAGCGCGCGCGCCAGGCGGGCCTCAAGTGCACCGTGCACACCGGCGAGACGCGCGGCACCGGCGCCGAGGGCGTCATGGCGGTGGTGGACAAGCTCAAGCCGCACCGCATCGGCCACGGCATCCGCGCCGCCTACGACGAGACGGCCATGAAGATGCTGCGCGAGCGCGGCGTGGTGCTGGAGATCTGCCCCACCTCCAACCTGCACACCCGCGCCGTGGACGGCATCGCCGAGCTCAAGCACATCCTGGCCACCTTCTGGGACAGAGGGGTCAAGTTCACCCTCAACACCGACGGCACCTACCTGCTGGAGACGGACATGCTGCGCGAGGTGGAGCTCGTCGAGAAGAACGGCCTGCTCACCCCCGCCCAGGTGGATCAGACGATCGCCTGGGCGCGCCAGGCCTCCTTCATCCCCGCGTGAGCCCCATGTACTCCCTGCTGCGCGCCCTGCTCTTCCTCCTGTCCGCCGAGCGCGCCCACCGCCTGGGCATGGCCGCGCTGCGCCTGCTCGGACACCTTTCCGGGCTGTGCCGGCGTCTGCGTGCCCGCGCGCTCGCCCCCGCCACCTATGACGCCTCGGTGCGGGTGGCGGGCCTCGCCTTCGAGCACCCGGTGGCGCTCGCCGCGGGGCTCGACAAGGAGGCCGAGGCCGTGGACGGCCTGTTCGCGCTGGGCTTCTCCGCGGTGGAGGTGGGCACCCTTACCCCGCGGCCCCAGCCGGGCAACCCCCGCCCGCGCCTCTTCCGCCTCCCCGAGCACCGCGCCCTCATCAACCGAATGGGCTTCAACAACCACGGGGCCCCGTCCGCCGCGGAGCGCTTGCGTGCGCGCACCTGGCAGCCCGCGCCGGTGGGCGTGAACATCGGCAAGAACAAGGACACGCCGCTGGAGCGCGCGGTGGACGACTACGTCGCGTGCGTCGACGCGCTCGCCCCGCTCGGGGACTACGTGGTGGTCAACGCGAGCTCCCCCAACACGCCCGGCCTGCGCCAGTTGCAGGAGCCCGAGCACCTCACCGCGCTGCTCCGGGCCGTCCAGGCACGGCTCGCCCAGGTGGCCCCCGGCAAGCCCCTGTTCCTGAAGATCGCCCCGGACCTCACGCCCGAGGCCGTGGACGAGGTGGTGGACGTGGCGCGCGCCTGCGGGCTCGCCGGCCTCATCGCCACCAACACCACGATTGCTCGGCCCTTCGAACACCCGGTAGCGAAGGAAGCCGGCGGCCTGTCCGGGGCGCCCGTGCGCGAGGCCGCCAACGCCGTCATCCGCCGGGCCTACGCGCGCAGCGGCGGCGCGCTGCCCATCATCGGCGTGGGGGGCGTCTTCACCGCCGAGGACGTGTACGAGAAGCTGCGCGCCGGGGCCTCGGTGGTGCAGGTGTACACCGGCTTCATCTACGAGGGGCCCGGCATGGTGCGCCGGCTGCTCGCGGGCCTGGGCCCCCTGCTCGCCCGGGATGGCCTCGGCTCGGTGCGCGAGGCCATTGGCGCCGATCACCGCCCCCGGGCCTGAGCACCCGAGCCCCGTCACCGGGGCAGGCCCAGGAGAGTCCATGCCGGAAGTGTGAGTGCCGCGAGGATGCTACTGTCGGCACATCACGTTTTCGGAGGCGTGCGTGGCATCACCCTGGGACGACTTCTGGCCGAAATTCCTGCTCACCGTCGTGGACAAGGTGATCCTCGGTGGCGCCTTCGCCCTCGCCACCTACTTCCTGCAGAAGAGGCTGGAGGTCTTCAAGCGCGACCAGGCACACGCCTCCGAGCTGGCCAAGTCACGCATCGCCGCCTACCACCGCGTGTTCGCGGCGGAGTCGGGCACGGAGTTCGCCCTGACCCTGGCGTGGTCCGCCGTGGGCCTGCTGGGGACCCACTCGGACGAGAGAGCGGCGGCCGAGCAGCGGCAAGAAGTACTCCGCAGGATGGATGACTTGCACAAGCGCATCGACACCTTTCAGGGCTCGCTGGGGACGGAGCGTTATCTGATCGGTGACAACTTCGCGCGAGCCGCCCTGGTGCTCAACGGCGAGATCACCCAGGCCCTGCGGTTCATCCAGAGATGCCTCGAAAAAGACGAGGCCCCGGACAGACAGGCGGTGGATCGACGCTCGCAGGCGATTCATCACGCCCGCCGTGCTCTCATGCTCTGTCTCCCACCGTTCGCGAGGGCGCCCGCGGAGGATCTGCAATTCAGCGAGCCCGACGTCGACGACATCTACGCGGGGCTCACCACCCGGGTGCACCAGGCGCCGAGGAGCTGACGGCCCCCGCGACCCGATGCGGCTCGCGGGGGACGTGGTTTCGACGTCTCGTTACGGCTTGGTGTAGCCAATGCTGAGGCTGTAGCTGCCAGCGGAGTAGCCGCGCACCATGATGTAGGCCTTGCTCTGGCCCGCGGGCACGGTCAGGGTGCACGCCTCGGAAGCACCGGAGAGGTACGGGCGGCAGGCGTAGGAGGAGGTGGTGGGGGCCGAGCCGAACCGCACGAACAGATCCGGGTCTCCCGAACCGGTCATCGTCACCTTGAAGGTGGTGCCAGCCACCACCGCGTACGGGCCATGATGGACCTCTTGGCTCCTGGCCACGCTGCCGCTGACCGTCTCGGACACCGGGGTGCCGCCACCCGTCGGAGGAGGCGGCTGGCTGCCTGGCGCACCATAGATGCTGACGGCGCCCTGCTGATCCTTGGCGGTGATGACCAGGTCCCCCGTCTGGCTGCCGTTGCAGTGCGGGTAGTGCATCACGGAGGCCGAGTCATACGTCGTCAGGACGCGCCAGTTGCTGTCCTCGTAGCAGCCGCCGCCCGCCTCGGGGCGGGTGTGCTCGTGGCGGAAGCCCAGCGTGTGGCCCAACTCGTGACGAAGCACGCCGGCCAACGTCCTCGGAGCGAGGCTGCCGAAGGCGGTCCTGTCGATGAGGACGTTGCGATTGGCGCGCGTATCATCCGGGAAGAAGGCGCGCGCCACGTACTGGCCTCCCGTGGTCACCGGCCGTACGTCGAAGAGGACGTTGGAGTTGCTGGCGGTGCAGCTACCGTCCTGGGCGCTCACATGGATGAAGTTGACGTTGGCCACGCCTTCCCAGGCGCCGACGGCACTCGCCATATCCTGCACCACACGGTCGTAGTTGGTGCCGAAGGTGGTGCTCACACAATAAGTGAGGTTGAGCTTCTGCGTGTCGCTCCACTTCGTGTCCGCTCCACCCACGGTGTTGAGGATGAGCTGCCCGCGATTCACGTACAGTTCATAGAACTCACGCAGCTGCTTCTCATCATGGAGGGGGATGTCCCCGTCGACGATGAACGCCCCCTCGGGATCCACGTAGACCTCGGAACGGAACTGCTCCCACGAGAGAGCCTGGCTGATCGGCTCGGTGTCCGGCCCGGTGACAGGGAATTCATCGGCCCCACCGCAGCCGACAGTGGCCAACAGCGAGAGCCCGCCAAGAGAGACAGCCATGAGTGATTTGGTCATGCGTCCGCCTTGAGCAGACATCGTGCCAACGCACAGACCGCATGAATTGTCGGAATAACAAGCGTCAATCGGCGGGTTCGCACTCCACCGTCCATCCCGAGAATGTAAATCGATTTTACATACCCCATCCGATCCGCCAGGATTCCAAGGGCTTTCTCGTGGACTCGAGCGCTGTCCTGGATGAAGACAATCCCTGTCCTCGTTCGCGACGATCGCTCCACCGGACCTCCAGAATGACTTTTGAGACCATCTTATAAAGGCCTGGATTTTGAGTTGTGTTTCCATCTTCTTGGATTGTGATTGTTTGAGCGGGCGTTGGCACTCGAAGGCAGGAAAAGAGATGAAACCAGGGTAAGCAGCTCATCCCGCGGATCACAGTTCTGGGGAGAGCGGTTCCGTTGGCGCACCTTCCTCGAACTCGCGGGCCTCACGACGGTGACCGCCTCCCTGTCACTGCTCGGCGCGAGCCTGGCCACCACCCTCGGCTCGGCGCTGACGGGACAGCTCTCCAAAACGGTCGTGCAGTTCGTGGGCATGACCGTGGGGGGCCTCACTGGGGGCGGAGGACCCGCGCCCTGACCCGTGAGGCGGATAGAGTCCACCCACTTCGACGGCACGACGCAGTATCCGGAGTGGAGCCCACGAAAGCACGACCCCATGAGCCAGCTCACGATTGACACAGTCCAGGACGACACCTCGCTTCGCGCCTGGACGGAGGTAGTGGACGCGGTGGATGTGTGGGGGGTGACCTCGTTCGAGGATGCCCGCTACCTGCGTGAGGCCCAGGCGGGCCGGGTGGACTACGTGCTGCGGCGGGAGGGAGTTCCCGTGGGCGCCGCCTTCGTCCGCCCGCGCGGCGGCGGCAGCGAGACACCATGCGCCGTGGCCGGCATCTGGGTGCGGCCAGAGCACCGGCGCAACGGCCTGGGGACCAGGCTCCACGACACCCTCTCCACGCACGCGCGCGGTCTCGGGATGAGGGAGCTGGAGATCGAGGCCTATGAGTCCCAGGAGGACGCGCTGTGCTTCCTGGGCAACCGGGGCTACCAGGAGGTCACCCGGCACACGGAGCTGGTGCTCGAGTTGGACGACG from Cystobacter ferrugineus encodes the following:
- a CDS encoding glutathione binding-like protein, producing the protein MASPWDDFWPKFLLTVVDKVILGGAFALATYFLQKRLEVFKRDQAHASELAKSRIAAYHRVFAAESGTEFALTLAWSAVGLLGTHSDERAAAEQRQEVLRRMDDLHKRIDTFQGSLGTERYLIGDNFARAALVLNGEITQALRFIQRCLEKDEAPDRQAVDRRSQAIHHARRALMLCLPPFARAPAEDLQFSEPDVDDIYAGLTTRVHQAPRS
- a CDS encoding M57 family metalloprotease; translated protein: MTKSLMAVSLGGLSLLATVGCGGADEFPVTGPDTEPISQALSWEQFRSEVYVDPEGAFIVDGDIPLHDEKQLREFYELYVNRGQLILNTVGGADTKWSDTQKLNLTYCVSTTFGTNYDRVVQDMASAVGAWEGVANVNFIHVSAQDGSCTASNSNVLFDVRPVTTGGQYVARAFFPDDTRANRNVLIDRTAFGSLAPRTLAGVLRHELGHTLGFRHEHTRPEAGGGCYEDSNWRVLTTYDSASVMHYPHCNGSQTGDLVITAKDQQGAVSIYGAPGSQPPPPTGGGTPVSETVSGSVARSQEVHHGPYAVVAGTTFKVTMTGSGDPDLFVRFGSAPTTSSYACRPYLSGASEACTLTVPAGQSKAYIMVRGYSAGSYSLSIGYTKP
- a CDS encoding adenosine deaminase, with amino-acid sequence MARDLIDLHIHLGSSVAPHVLWSLAHQQGFKLPVKDYFEFVELITSRPGKVGSLEDYLKILHTWTEKLQSSPLAVERCVYEIIGKEYRGSRVTQIELRFNPMKRNLNSELDLDHIIHAALRGMDRAMLEYGVKAGLIFCLAREFDHRLNSILVDKAIKYRNRGVYGIDLAGTETNALELEPDVVTKYEELFERARQAGLKCTVHTGETRGTGAEGVMAVVDKLKPHRIGHGIRAAYDETAMKMLRERGVVLEICPTSNLHTRAVDGIAELKHILATFWDRGVKFTLNTDGTYLLETDMLREVELVEKNGLLTPAQVDQTIAWARQASFIPA
- a CDS encoding quinone-dependent dihydroorotate dehydrogenase; this encodes MYSLLRALLFLLSAERAHRLGMAALRLLGHLSGLCRRLRARALAPATYDASVRVAGLAFEHPVALAAGLDKEAEAVDGLFALGFSAVEVGTLTPRPQPGNPRPRLFRLPEHRALINRMGFNNHGAPSAAERLRARTWQPAPVGVNIGKNKDTPLERAVDDYVACVDALAPLGDYVVVNASSPNTPGLRQLQEPEHLTALLRAVQARLAQVAPGKPLFLKIAPDLTPEAVDEVVDVARACGLAGLIATNTTIARPFEHPVAKEAGGLSGAPVREAANAVIRRAYARSGGALPIIGVGGVFTAEDVYEKLRAGASVVQVYTGFIYEGPGMVRRLLAGLGPLLARDGLGSVREAIGADHRPRA